The Candidatus Hydrogenedentota bacterium genome includes a window with the following:
- a CDS encoding MFS transporter, which translates to MGFPLVSDIRRLSQPPRQFLVFGALNVFTWFSIVGPAIVLFARKIEMPASWIGYLMSFLPLSTLLVIVTIPLVTWLGSRRLLVVTWALQSAVAGLIFFVPWALKAGGPPAGWGVLLVAVLGFCIARAAGIGGWFPLLHDIVPAREQSRFFSTEMAVAQGCIVVATVAQALVLGRDPSVGRFLCINGFGIAAGFVSAYWLTRVPGGDRVPREAGRATSSFLAYRAALQDRGYLLFVSTTVLCFSGFAWINASVVLYMRDILGFADLPIMLSMGAGNLGVLLTIHSWGRFADYSGTGYAALLSMLGHSVAALCYLLLPPGAPWSVWLFPVVLICTTLLGAAYWTISHRYMISLVDKVHKVGYTNVWIVGTAIAMGLTPIATGYVIEHFHLSGFRIAFAISGIGGILAGLANFWVVHQRKPLRHALDELVNPMLPVRTLARIAWVTVGLHSSNRYVPPEDEDYREAV; encoded by the coding sequence GTGGGTTTTCCACTCGTAAGCGATATCCGCCGGCTGAGCCAGCCGCCGCGGCAGTTTCTGGTATTCGGCGCACTCAACGTGTTTACCTGGTTCTCGATCGTGGGGCCGGCGATCGTGCTCTTCGCGCGGAAGATTGAGATGCCGGCCTCGTGGATCGGCTATCTGATGTCCTTTTTGCCGCTTTCGACGCTCTTGGTGATCGTGACGATACCACTCGTGACGTGGCTGGGTTCGCGGCGGCTGCTGGTGGTGACCTGGGCGCTCCAGAGCGCGGTGGCGGGGCTCATCTTCTTCGTGCCGTGGGCGCTGAAGGCGGGCGGGCCGCCGGCGGGCTGGGGCGTGCTGCTGGTGGCGGTGCTGGGGTTCTGTATCGCCCGCGCGGCGGGGATCGGCGGGTGGTTTCCCCTGTTGCACGACATCGTTCCGGCGCGTGAGCAGAGCCGGTTTTTCAGCACGGAGATGGCGGTGGCGCAGGGCTGCATTGTGGTTGCGACGGTGGCGCAGGCGCTGGTGCTGGGCCGGGATCCGAGCGTGGGGCGTTTCCTTTGCATCAACGGGTTCGGGATCGCGGCGGGCTTTGTAAGCGCCTACTGGCTGACGCGGGTGCCGGGTGGGGACCGGGTTCCGCGCGAGGCGGGCCGGGCGACGAGCAGCTTTCTGGCGTACCGCGCGGCGCTCCAGGACCGGGGCTACCTGCTGTTTGTTTCGACGACGGTGCTGTGCTTCTCGGGCTTCGCGTGGATCAACGCGAGCGTGGTGCTGTACATGCGCGATATCCTCGGCTTCGCGGACCTGCCGATCATGCTTTCGATGGGCGCGGGGAACCTGGGCGTGCTGTTGACGATCCACTCGTGGGGCCGGTTTGCCGATTACAGCGGCACGGGCTACGCGGCGCTGCTTTCGATGCTGGGGCATTCCGTGGCGGCGCTGTGCTACCTGCTGCTGCCGCCCGGCGCCCCGTGGTCGGTGTGGCTGTTTCCCGTCGTGCTGATCTGCACGACGCTGCTGGGGGCGGCGTACTGGACGATTTCGCACCGGTACATGATCAGCCTGGTGGACAAGGTGCACAAGGTGGGCTATACGAACGTGTGGATCGTAGGCACCGCAATCGCGATGGGGCTAACCCCGATTGCGACCGGCTATGTAATCGAACATTTTCACCTCTCGGGCTTCCGGATCGCGTTCGCGATTTCCGGCATCGGCGGTATCCTGGCGGGCCTCGCCAACTTCTGGGTCGTGCATCAACGCAAGCCGTTGCGGCACGCGCTGGACGAGCTGGTGAACCCCATGCTCCCGGTCCGCACCCTGGCGCGCATTGCCTGGGTGACGGTGGGGCTGCATTCGAGCAACCGCTACGTTCCCCCGGAAGATGAAGACTACCGGGAGGCGGTGTAG
- a CDS encoding methyltransferase: MAATPRELVYQTLRRESPRRAPRQLWTLPWAELYHPGELAAIRADYPDDIEGAPPCLRSPVVTDGDPYTPGRYRDEWGCVFENIQAGLIGEVKAPLIRDWAADAEKVRLPREWLTVDRDAANRFCAETDRFVHGACCPRPFEQLQFLRGTADLYMDLLAPPPAMEALMRAMHEIYCAQLEAWARTDVDALNFMDDWGAQDRLLIHPDLWRAIFLPLYRDYVQIAHGAGKKIFMHSDGHILAILPDLIELGVDAINSQLFCMGIDALTPFAGRITFWGEIDRQQLLPGPDAGAVADAVKAVHGALWRDGGCIAQCEFGPAARPENVRAVFATWDALARERG, encoded by the coding sequence ATGGCCGCAACACCGAGGGAACTGGTCTATCAGACACTGCGCCGGGAATCGCCCCGGCGCGCGCCCCGGCAATTGTGGACGCTGCCGTGGGCGGAGCTTTATCATCCGGGCGAACTGGCGGCCATCCGGGCGGACTACCCCGACGACATCGAGGGCGCGCCGCCGTGCCTGCGTTCGCCGGTCGTTACCGACGGCGACCCCTACACCCCCGGCCGGTATCGCGACGAGTGGGGGTGCGTCTTCGAAAACATCCAGGCGGGACTGATCGGCGAGGTGAAGGCCCCGTTGATCCGCGACTGGGCAGCGGATGCGGAAAAAGTGCGCCTGCCCCGGGAGTGGCTGACGGTGGACCGGGACGCGGCGAACCGGTTTTGCGCGGAGACCGATCGCTTTGTACACGGGGCGTGTTGCCCGCGGCCCTTTGAACAGTTGCAATTCCTGCGCGGCACGGCGGACCTGTACATGGATCTGCTGGCCCCGCCGCCCGCGATGGAGGCCCTGATGCGGGCGATGCACGAAATCTACTGCGCGCAACTGGAGGCCTGGGCGCGCACCGACGTGGACGCGCTGAATTTCATGGACGACTGGGGCGCGCAGGACCGCCTGCTGATTCATCCCGATCTCTGGCGCGCGATCTTTCTGCCGCTCTACCGGGACTACGTCCAGATCGCGCACGGTGCGGGCAAAAAGATCTTCATGCATTCCGACGGGCATATCCTGGCGATTTTGCCCGACTTGATCGAACTGGGGGTGGACGCAATCAATTCCCAACTCTTCTGCATGGGGATCGATGCGCTGACGCCCTTCGCCGGCCGGATCACGTTCTGGGGCGAGATCGACCGGCAGCAGTTGTTGCCCGGCCCCGACGCCGGCGCGGTGGCGGACGCCGTGAAAGCGGTTCACGGGGCGCTCTGGCGGGATGGGGGCTGCATCGCGCAGTGCGAGTTCGGGCCGGCGGCCCGCCCGGAGAATGTCCGGGCCGTGTTTGCGACGTGGGACGCGCTGGCCCGGGAAAGAGGCTGA
- a CDS encoding glutamine--tRNA ligase/YqeY domain fusion protein: protein MTPSASPEKSEERKVSNFIRNIIEQDIAEGKNGGQVVTRFPPEPNGYLHIGHAKSICLNFGLAERYNGVCHLRFDDTNPTREEDEYVQSIKEDVRWLGFDWGEHEYYASDYFDQLHAWAIKLIEEGKAFVCDLSNEEMREYRGTLTEPGRNSPYRDRLVDENLDLFARMAAGEFDEGAKVLRAKIDMAAPNLNLRDPVMYRILKADHHRTGSKWKIYPMYDFTHGQSDSIEGITHSICTLEFEDHRPLYDWYIRALGIHHPQQIEFARLNLSYTMMSKRNLLTLVQGNYVNGWDDPRMPTICGLRRRGFPPRAVRNFCEAVGVAKADSTVDYAWLEHFVREELNRTAPRYMAVVNPMKVVIENYPEGQEERLEAVNNPEDPEAGTREVPFSRVLYIERDDFMEDPPKKFFRLAPGREVRLRYAYFVTCTEVVRDPATGEVVELRCTYDPATRGGDAPDGRKVKATLHWVSAAHAVSAEVRNYDQLFTKENPNRGRQGQHWTTNINPDSLEVRVDCPVEPALAQVAPGDRVQFERLGYYCADSRDHAPGAPVFNRTATLKDTWAKEQAKG, encoded by the coding sequence ATGACGCCATCCGCCAGCCCCGAGAAATCCGAGGAGCGCAAAGTCTCCAATTTCATCCGCAATATCATTGAGCAGGATATTGCGGAGGGCAAGAACGGGGGCCAGGTGGTCACGCGCTTTCCCCCGGAGCCCAATGGCTACCTGCACATCGGGCACGCGAAGTCGATCTGCCTGAATTTCGGCCTGGCGGAGCGCTACAACGGCGTGTGCCACCTGCGCTTTGACGACACGAACCCGACCAGGGAAGAGGACGAGTACGTGCAGTCGATCAAGGAGGATGTGCGGTGGCTCGGCTTCGACTGGGGCGAGCACGAGTACTACGCGTCGGACTATTTCGACCAGCTTCACGCGTGGGCCATCAAGCTCATCGAAGAGGGCAAGGCCTTTGTCTGCGATTTGAGCAACGAGGAAATGCGGGAGTATCGCGGGACACTGACCGAACCGGGCCGCAACAGCCCGTACCGAGACCGGTTGGTGGATGAGAACCTGGATCTCTTTGCGCGGATGGCGGCGGGTGAGTTTGACGAGGGGGCGAAGGTATTGCGGGCGAAGATCGATATGGCCGCGCCGAACTTAAACCTGCGGGATCCGGTGATGTACCGTATTCTGAAGGCGGACCACCACCGCACGGGCAGCAAGTGGAAGATCTACCCGATGTACGATTTCACCCACGGGCAGTCCGACTCGATCGAGGGCATTACGCACTCGATCTGCACGCTGGAATTCGAGGATCACCGCCCGCTCTACGACTGGTATATTCGCGCCCTGGGCATCCACCACCCCCAGCAGATCGAATTTGCGCGGCTGAACCTGAGCTACACCATGATGAGCAAGCGCAACCTGCTCACGCTGGTGCAGGGCAATTATGTGAACGGCTGGGACGACCCGCGCATGCCCACGATCTGCGGGCTGCGCCGCCGGGGCTTCCCGCCGCGCGCCGTCCGTAATTTCTGCGAGGCGGTGGGCGTGGCTAAGGCGGACAGCACGGTGGACTATGCGTGGCTGGAGCATTTTGTGCGCGAGGAATTGAATCGGACCGCGCCGCGCTATATGGCGGTGGTGAACCCGATGAAGGTCGTCATCGAGAACTACCCCGAGGGCCAGGAGGAGCGGTTGGAGGCGGTGAACAACCCCGAGGATCCCGAGGCCGGGACGCGGGAGGTGCCCTTCTCGCGGGTGCTGTACATCGAGCGGGACGATTTCATGGAAGACCCGCCGAAGAAGTTCTTCCGGCTGGCCCCGGGCCGCGAAGTGCGCCTGCGCTATGCGTATTTCGTCACGTGCACGGAGGTGGTTCGCGACCCCGCCACCGGCGAGGTCGTTGAGTTGCGCTGCACCTATGATCCCGCCACGCGCGGCGGGGACGCCCCGGACGGGCGCAAGGTGAAAGCCACGTTGCACTGGGTGTCCGCGGCGCACGCGGTTTCCGCCGAGGTCCGCAACTACGACCAGCTCTTCACGAAGGAAAATCCGAACCGGGGCCGCCAGGGCCAGCACTGGACCACGAATATCAATCCGGACAGCCTCGAAGTGCGGGTGGACTGCCCGGTTGAGCCCGCGCTGGCCCAGGTTGCGCCGGGGGATCGCGTACAGTTCGAGCGGCTGGGTTACTACTGCGCGGACAGCCGGGACCATGCGCCTGGCGCGCCCGTGTTCAACCGCACGGCGACCCTGAAGGATACCTGGGCCAAGGAGCAGGCGAAGGGCTGA
- a CDS encoding GNAT family N-acetyltransferase: MAHSSDFSLLPDPPSALAYGDVALRLADVVPPDVSRGFLPYYHFRILTAVGIDAGHINLRVGDAERVRYVGHVGFMVDPAHRGHGYARQACLALAPCVRRFMASALLTCDPDNAASRQTIERLGARFLDEVAIPPDESPNLKGATAKRRYLWTP, from the coding sequence GTGGCCCATTCATCGGATTTTTCGCTTCTCCCGGACCCGCCGTCCGCCCTGGCGTACGGCGATGTCGCGTTGCGCCTGGCGGATGTCGTGCCGCCCGACGTGTCGCGCGGCTTTCTTCCCTATTACCACTTCCGCATCCTCACAGCGGTCGGCATTGACGCGGGGCACATCAACCTGCGCGTCGGCGACGCCGAACGCGTGCGCTACGTGGGCCACGTGGGGTTTATGGTCGATCCCGCGCACCGGGGCCATGGCTATGCGCGCCAGGCCTGCCTAGCCCTGGCCCCCTGCGTCCGGCGATTCATGGCCTCGGCGCTCCTCACCTGCGATCCCGACAATGCGGCGTCGCGCCAGACGATCGAGCGGTTGGGCGCGCGGTTTCTCGACGAGGTGGCCATCCCGCCCGACGAATCGCCCAATCTGAAGGGCGCCACCGCGAAACGCCGATACCTGTGGACGCCCTGA
- a CDS encoding FHA domain-containing protein, which yields MYRLRRTKGETEGECWPIGAASIFIGRSGQCDITVHDPTVSRRHCEIYLQNGAVHLRDLGSSNLTLVNGQPVKNTPIGPGNRITVGTAHFVLEEAANGSAEPEEPAEAAGRRSLAVDRSMFVDESRLEEVRALGPRGVDALSRLFRLARVLSETQTIQEIAMLLHETLGIAFEPETCWLARYIEERGTLTFFNAAGEIVDAPEDAPRKIIEAAFFRRSGLLWPAEAEGVTQALAAAPLVTPEKRVGIVVLRSQPDQWFSDEDLELLCAMAHTAAPFVKAMERAEQTQLSLSKLRKQWGL from the coding sequence ATGTACCGGTTGCGGCGGACCAAAGGCGAGACCGAGGGCGAGTGCTGGCCCATCGGCGCCGCCTCGATATTCATCGGCCGGAGCGGCCAGTGCGATATCACGGTCCACGATCCGACGGTGTCCCGCCGTCACTGCGAGATCTATCTTCAGAACGGCGCGGTGCACCTGCGCGATCTCGGCAGCAGCAACCTGACGCTGGTGAACGGCCAGCCGGTGAAGAACACGCCGATCGGGCCGGGCAACCGGATCACGGTGGGCACGGCGCATTTCGTGTTGGAGGAAGCGGCCAACGGGTCGGCGGAGCCGGAAGAGCCGGCGGAGGCCGCGGGGCGCCGGTCGCTGGCGGTTGACCGGAGCATGTTCGTGGACGAGAGCCGTCTGGAGGAGGTGCGGGCGCTCGGCCCGCGCGGGGTGGATGCGTTGAGCCGCCTGTTCCGGCTGGCGCGCGTGCTCAGCGAGACGCAGACTATCCAGGAGATCGCCATGCTGCTGCACGAGACGCTGGGCATCGCGTTTGAACCCGAAACCTGCTGGCTCGCGCGCTATATCGAAGAGCGCGGCACGCTGACCTTCTTCAATGCCGCGGGCGAGATTGTGGACGCGCCGGAAGACGCCCCCCGGAAGATTATCGAGGCGGCCTTCTTCCGGCGGAGCGGGCTGCTGTGGCCGGCCGAGGCGGAGGGCGTCACACAGGCGCTGGCCGCGGCGCCGCTGGTGACCCCGGAGAAGCGCGTGGGCATTGTCGTGCTGCGGAGCCAGCCGGACCAGTGGTTCAGCGACGAGGATCTGGAGCTGCTCTGCGCGATGGCGCACACGGCGGCGCCCTTCGTGAAGGCGATGGAGCGCGCCGAACAGACGCAGCTTTCCCTCAGCAAGCTCCGCAAGCAGTGGGGCCTGTAG
- a CDS encoding sulfatase-like hydrolase/transferase — protein MFRLRYTPLFLLAVLAAPPSPAEAPPNILILFADDLGYGDIGCYGSAIKTPNVDRLAAEGMRFTDFYAGHPNCSASRAALLTGRIAPRTGVYSYIPPDHGMHLPPDEITLARLLKNAGYATGLFGKWHLSALDGPSQPAPAAYGFDYTFCTRNNAEPSHRNPDNFYRNGEPLGVLEGYSCDLVAAEAIRWLEGRAPDAPPFLAYVAFHEPHQKIASPPDLVAEYRAAGHEHPEYAANIANLDRAIGRILDTLDHFGAAANTVVVFASDNGPWREGSQGPLRGKKSDVWEGGIRVPGVFRWPGHIPAGATSGEPAGVVDLLPTLCAITGVEPPADRRIDGTSLLPAFQGQPLQRQTPLFWFFYRTSPQIALRDGDWGIVGFIDDPVPQRTHWLAAEDMPFIKTAVPARFELYNLRQDIGQRHDLASSEPDRLEAMRRALLGLHREVVEEGDDWTEAIRGYTRP, from the coding sequence ATGTTTCGCCTCCGTTACACCCCATTGTTTTTGCTCGCCGTCCTCGCCGCGCCGCCGTCGCCGGCGGAAGCGCCGCCGAACATCCTGATCCTCTTCGCCGACGATCTCGGTTACGGCGATATCGGGTGCTACGGCAGCGCGATCAAGACCCCGAACGTCGACCGGCTCGCGGCGGAGGGCATGCGCTTCACCGATTTTTACGCGGGCCACCCCAACTGCTCCGCCTCGCGCGCGGCGCTGCTGACCGGCCGGATCGCGCCGCGCACGGGCGTTTACAGCTACATCCCGCCCGATCACGGCATGCACTTGCCCCCGGACGAGATCACGCTGGCGCGCCTCCTGAAAAACGCCGGCTACGCCACCGGGCTCTTCGGCAAATGGCACCTGAGCGCCCTGGACGGCCCGAGCCAGCCCGCGCCCGCCGCCTACGGTTTCGACTACACCTTCTGCACGCGCAACAACGCCGAGCCTTCGCACCGAAACCCGGACAACTTCTACCGCAACGGTGAGCCGCTCGGCGTGCTGGAGGGCTACTCCTGCGATCTGGTCGCCGCCGAGGCCATTCGCTGGCTCGAAGGCCGCGCCCCGGACGCCCCGCCCTTCCTGGCCTATGTCGCCTTCCACGAGCCGCACCAGAAGATCGCGTCGCCGCCCGACCTCGTCGCGGAATACCGCGCGGCGGGCCACGAGCACCCGGAATACGCGGCGAATATCGCCAATCTCGACCGCGCCATCGGGCGCATTCTCGACACCCTTGACCATTTTGGGGCCGCCGCCAACACCGTCGTCGTGTTCGCGTCGGACAACGGCCCCTGGCGCGAGGGTTCCCAGGGCCCCTTGCGCGGCAAGAAATCGGACGTCTGGGAGGGCGGCATCCGCGTGCCGGGCGTGTTCCGATGGCCCGGACATATCCCCGCCGGCGCGACCTCCGGCGAACCCGCCGGCGTGGTGGATCTGCTCCCGACACTCTGCGCGATCACCGGTGTGGAACCGCCCGCGGACCGGCGGATCGATGGGACGAGCCTGCTCCCGGCCTTCCAGGGCCAGCCGCTACAGCGCCAGACGCCGCTCTTCTGGTTCTTCTACCGGACCAGCCCCCAGATTGCCCTGCGCGACGGCGACTGGGGCATCGTGGGCTTCATCGACGATCCGGTTCCCCAGCGCACGCACTGGCTCGCGGCGGAGGACATGCCCTTCATCAAGACGGCCGTCCCGGCGCGCTTCGAGCTCTACAACCTCCGCCAGGACATCGGCCAGCGCCACGATCTGGCGTCGTCGGAACCCGACCGCCTGGAAGCCATGCGGCGCGCACTCCTCGGCCTGCACCGGGAGGTTGTCGAAGAAGGCGATGACTGGACCGAGGCGATACGCGGCTACACCCGCCCCTGA
- a CDS encoding RDD family protein, protein MEWYYARGDDRMGPVDDAEFDALVASGVIDVDTLVWRDGMVDWAPLREAAPDAGPQPAGEMWSGEWAGEAALRPCAECGRSFPAGEMVAYENDLICADCKPVYFQRIRESGVLPGQMPYAGFWIRFAARFVDGVIIAVVNIPLSVLQQVLIMRMASRQGDAPASEMMMIGVVAVFWIISILIGLTYETYFVGKFAATPGKMVCGLKVVMSDGGRVSYGRALGRYFATIVSQLTLMIGFIMAAFDAQKRALHDHICDTRVIRAR, encoded by the coding sequence TTGGAGTGGTATTACGCGCGTGGGGATGATCGCATGGGCCCGGTGGACGACGCCGAGTTCGATGCGCTGGTGGCGTCGGGCGTCATTGACGTGGATACGCTGGTGTGGCGCGACGGGATGGTGGACTGGGCGCCCCTGCGCGAAGCCGCGCCGGACGCGGGCCCGCAACCGGCGGGCGAGATGTGGTCTGGCGAATGGGCGGGCGAGGCCGCGCTCCGGCCCTGCGCCGAGTGCGGGCGGAGTTTTCCGGCGGGGGAGATGGTCGCGTACGAGAACGACCTGATCTGCGCGGACTGCAAGCCGGTGTACTTCCAGCGGATCCGCGAGAGCGGCGTCCTCCCCGGCCAGATGCCGTACGCGGGGTTCTGGATCCGGTTTGCGGCGCGATTCGTGGACGGGGTGATCATCGCCGTGGTGAACATCCCGCTTTCGGTGTTGCAGCAGGTGCTGATCATGCGGATGGCGTCGCGGCAGGGGGACGCGCCGGCGTCCGAGATGATGATGATAGGCGTTGTGGCGGTATTCTGGATCATTTCGATACTAATCGGCCTTACGTACGAAACCTATTTCGTCGGCAAATTCGCGGCGACACCGGGCAAGATGGTCTGCGGGCTGAAGGTGGTGATGAGCGACGGAGGCCGGGTCAGCTACGGCCGCGCGCTGGGCCGCTACTTCGCCACGATCGTGAGCCAGCTTACGCTGATGATCGGCTTTATCATGGCGGCGTTCGACGCGCAGAAGCGCGCGCTCCACGATCACATTTGCGACACGCGCGTGATCCGGGCGCGCTGA
- a CDS encoding B-box zinc finger protein, protein MRKTIVRCGSCESALALPPVPGAGTLGCPVCRTASRVWVYPALFRETAGDRGQRLLDESQASCMNHPDKQATVVCDGCGKFLCGLCDVDWNGEHLCAPCVQRRAKGGAAGRGRNAYIHYDSLALGVVLLSIITMPFFGLGGFIAPVTFYVAWRYWREPWRPVPHRRWAMVLAVLLAGLIFVTWAAFIVYAVAELL, encoded by the coding sequence ATGCGCAAGACCATCGTGCGATGCGGATCCTGCGAATCCGCGCTGGCGCTTCCGCCGGTTCCGGGCGCGGGGACCCTTGGCTGCCCCGTGTGCCGGACCGCCTCGCGGGTTTGGGTCTATCCGGCGCTGTTTCGGGAAACCGCCGGGGACCGTGGCCAGCGCCTGCTGGACGAAAGCCAGGCGAGTTGCATGAACCACCCGGACAAACAGGCGACGGTGGTGTGCGACGGTTGCGGGAAGTTCCTGTGCGGGCTGTGCGATGTGGACTGGAACGGCGAGCACCTGTGCGCGCCGTGCGTCCAGCGCCGTGCGAAAGGGGGAGCCGCGGGGCGGGGACGGAACGCCTACATCCACTACGACAGCCTGGCGCTGGGGGTGGTGCTGCTCTCGATTATCACGATGCCGTTCTTCGGGCTGGGCGGTTTCATTGCGCCGGTGACATTTTATGTGGCGTGGCGTTACTGGCGGGAGCCCTGGCGCCCGGTGCCGCACCGGCGCTGGGCCATGGTGCTGGCGGTGCTGCTGGCGGGCCTGATTTTCGTCACCTGGGCCGCGTTTATTGTGTATGCCGTCGCGGAACTGCTGTAA
- the carA gene encoding glutamine-hydrolyzing carbamoyl-phosphate synthase small subunit, producing the protein MKALLALEDGTVFEGRAVGAAGEATGELVFNTSMTGYQEILTDPSYAGQVVTMTYPHIGNYGVNAEDVESRRPFVSGFVMRECCFEPSNHRATHSLPQYLKDNGVVAIDGVDTRKITKLLRVKGALRCVISTQDLDGASLVAKAQAAPSMAGQDLVKDVTVNEPYEFPADGEARYNVVALDFGIKQNILRLLAEAGCHVTVMPSTTSADDILAREPDGVFLSNGPGDPAALPYIFPTIQRLIDADIPLFGICLGHQILAHALGGSTYKLKFGHRGGNQPVQFHENGQVEITAQNHGFAVDPGSLDPEQVVVTHTHLNDNTCSGMAHKTKPLFSVQYHPESSPGPHDSRYLFKRFTDLMDRARAAAAN; encoded by the coding sequence GTGAAAGCCCTGCTCGCACTCGAAGATGGAACCGTGTTTGAAGGCCGCGCCGTGGGCGCCGCCGGGGAAGCCACCGGCGAACTGGTGTTCAACACCAGCATGACGGGGTACCAGGAAATCCTGACCGATCCCTCCTACGCCGGCCAGGTCGTCACCATGACCTACCCCCACATCGGCAACTACGGCGTCAACGCGGAGGACGTCGAGTCCCGCCGCCCCTTCGTCAGCGGTTTCGTCATGCGCGAATGCTGCTTCGAGCCGAGCAACCACCGCGCCACCCATTCGCTCCCCCAATATCTGAAGGACAACGGCGTGGTGGCGATTGACGGCGTGGACACCCGCAAAATCACCAAGCTCCTCCGCGTCAAGGGCGCGCTCCGCTGTGTCATCAGCACGCAGGATCTCGACGGCGCCTCCCTCGTCGCCAAGGCCCAGGCCGCGCCGAGCATGGCCGGCCAGGACCTGGTGAAGGACGTGACCGTCAACGAACCCTACGAGTTCCCGGCGGATGGCGAGGCGCGGTATAACGTCGTCGCCCTCGATTTCGGCATCAAGCAGAACATCCTGCGGCTCCTGGCCGAGGCGGGCTGCCACGTCACCGTGATGCCCTCGACCACAAGCGCCGACGACATCCTGGCCCGGGAACCCGATGGCGTCTTCCTCTCCAACGGCCCCGGCGACCCCGCCGCGCTCCCCTACATCTTCCCGACGATCCAGCGCCTGATTGACGCCGATATTCCCCTGTTCGGCATCTGCCTCGGCCACCAGATTCTGGCCCACGCCCTCGGCGGCTCCACCTACAAGCTGAAGTTCGGACACCGCGGCGGCAACCAGCCGGTCCAGTTCCACGAGAACGGGCAGGTTGAGATTACCGCGCAGAACCACGGCTTCGCCGTGGACCCCGGCTCCCTCGATCCGGAGCAGGTCGTGGTGACGCATACCCACCTCAACGACAACACCTGCTCCGGCATGGCGCACAAGACCAAGCCCCTCTTCAGCGTCCAGTACCACCCCGAGTCCTCCCCCGGACCCCACGACAGCCGCTACCTCTTCAAGCGCTTCACGGACCTGATGGATCGGGCGCGGGCGGCGGCGGCGAACTGA
- a CDS encoding SDR family oxidoreductase, with protein MNLNLTDRAAAVLASSAGIGRGIAAALAAEGARVAISGRDPKRIEHTVAEMREQFGDRVFGEALDVTDGPALEAYLHRVRERFGAVDILVTNAGGPPPGPAADLSLEALDAACELTLKSAVRAIRTVLPWMRARKWGRIIAVTSSSVREPIPNLVLSNIFRPALTGYLKTLAGEVARDGVLVNSVCTGAFDTDRMRSLCQARADAAGMPLEAVLRQAGEVLPVGRIGSPAEFGALVAFLASDQAAFLTGAAIPLDGGASHGLF; from the coding sequence ATGAACCTGAACCTTACGGATCGCGCCGCGGCGGTCCTGGCGTCGTCCGCCGGCATCGGGCGGGGCATCGCCGCCGCGCTGGCCGCGGAAGGGGCGCGCGTCGCCATTTCGGGGCGCGACCCAAAGCGGATCGAGCACACCGTGGCGGAGATGCGGGAACAATTCGGGGACCGGGTTTTCGGCGAAGCCCTGGATGTGACCGATGGGCCGGCGCTCGAAGCGTACCTGCACCGGGTTCGCGAGCGCTTCGGGGCGGTGGATATCCTGGTGACCAACGCGGGCGGCCCGCCTCCGGGGCCGGCGGCCGACCTGAGTCTGGAAGCGCTCGACGCCGCCTGCGAACTGACGCTGAAATCGGCGGTCCGCGCGATCCGCACGGTGCTGCCCTGGATGCGGGCGCGGAAATGGGGGCGGATCATTGCGGTGACGTCCAGTTCGGTGCGGGAGCCGATTCCGAACCTGGTGCTGTCGAATATCTTCCGGCCCGCGCTCACCGGGTACTTGAAGACCCTGGCCGGCGAAGTGGCGCGGGACGGGGTGCTGGTGAATAGCGTGTGCACGGGGGCCTTTGACACGGACCGGATGCGTTCGCTCTGTCAGGCGCGCGCGGATGCGGCGGGCATGCCGTTGGAGGCGGTGTTGCGGCAGGCGGGCGAAGTGCTTCCGGTGGGCCGTATTGGCAGCCCGGCGGAGTTTGGGGCGCTGGTGGCCTTTCTGGCGTCGGACCAGGCCGCATTCCTCACGGGCGCGGCGATTCCACTGGATGGCGGCGCCAGCCACGGCCTGTTCTGA